Genomic DNA from Chloroflexota bacterium:
ACCATCGCGGCCAGCCAGTACGGCTGCTCGAATGCGAACCTCACCGGCCTAGCCCCGCCGTCCGAAGCGCCACCACTCCAGCACCAGCAGCAAGAGCGCCCCCATCACCAGGTACGGCCAGATCTCCAGCGGGGTCGTGGTCGTGCCGTCACCGGGCCGAGGCGGCGCGGGCGCCGCCTGCCGGGCGCGTGGCGTGATGGACGATTCGGCGTCGTCAGCCATGTTGACGGCGAAGATGCGCGGCTCGCCAGCCCCCAGGCCGGTCTCGCGGATCGTGTAGCGGCCCGGCAGCTCGATCTCGTCGAGCCGCACCGAGCCCTGCTCCGGCTTGAGCCGTGTTTGCTGGCCGCTCGGAGACTCGAGCGTCACCTCGGTGATACCGGGGGCCACCGGCAGGCTGACGCTTCGGCCCGGCGGCAGCGAGGGCGAGAGGTCGCCGCCGCCCAGGTACGAGACGGCGTTGGCGACCAGCAGCGGGAACGCGATCATCCGGTCGATGCCCGAGCCAGCCGGCTCGAACCCGAGCGCGATCACCGAACGGCCAGCCTCGCGCCCTTCGAGAATCAGCGGGCCGGCCGGGGCCTCGGCCACCACCCGCGCCCACGGTGGCGTGACGAACGGGGTCGCCTTCGCCAGCCGCACCGAGGCCAGATCGACCGCCTGCAAGAGCGGATGGCGTGGGTCGAAGTCGGAGAACTGGACGCCCTGAATCTCGGGCTTGAGTGGCAGCAACTGCTGGCCGGCCGGCGGGTTCACGACGATCAACTGTCCGCTCGGGAGGGTCGGCGGCACAACCCCGTCGAGCACCACGATCTCGGCCCCAGAGCCGTCGTAGCGCTCCGGGGTGACGGTCTCCACTTTGAGGTCAGGAATCGCCTTGAGAGCGCGCTCCAGGGCTTCAGGTCGGCGGGTCACCAGCAGCACCCGTCGCACGAACCCGATATCGACGCTCACCTCGGCGAAGTCGTCGGCGGGGAGCGCGTCGCCGCCAGCCAGCTTCACGGCCACGCGGCGGGCGCCAGCCGGCACGTCGAAGGCCGCGACAGTCTGCCCGCGCGCCGAGAGATCGACATCACGGCGGTCGGTGACCACGTCGTCCACGAACAGGCTCAGGCCGACGCGCGTCGGCAGGTCGGCGTAGTTGGCGAGACGCGCGACGGCACTCTGGGTGCCCGGACCGCCCGGCTGCCGCGCGACGCTCAGGCTGGTGACAGCACGGTTCGCCGTCTCGCGGCCCAGCATCTCGAACCGCGTCGCGACGCCGAGCGCCGAGAGGTCGCCGGGGTCCACAAACGAGCCGTCCGTGTAGACCACGATCTCGGACGCCCGCTCGGGTGTGCGGCGCGCCTGATCCGAGGCTACAAACAGCGCCTCGCGCATGGCCGAGGCGCCGCCCCCACCCCGCAGATCTCCGAGGGCTGTCAGGGCCACCCCGCTCTCGGCAGCGCTCACCACCGTCCGGGGGCGCGGCCCTGCTCGCACAACGGTTGCCACGTCGGTCGGGGACATCGTGGCGAGCAGCGTGCGGGCCCGCCCCAACGCGGCATCGAAGCGCGACGGCTGCTCGTCGGTCGCCAGCATGCTGCCAGACGCGTCGAGCACCAGCACGAGATGGCGTCCGGGCGGCGCGGTCAGGCGGGGTGATGAGAGCGCAAACGCCGCCGCCACAATGGCAAGCAGTTGCAGCAGGAGGAGCAGCGTCAGCTTCGGAGGGCGCAGCCGGCGCGAGACCTCCGGGTCACGGCCAAGCTCGCGCCAGAGGAATGCGCTGGAGACCAGCTGCCGGTTGGCAGCCGCCCGCAGCAGGTGCAGCAAAATCACCAGCGGGATCAGGCCGAGAAGCCAGAGCGCGGCTGGCTGCTGAAACGTCATTGGCGGGCCGCGCTCCATGCGGGAGCCGTCCGGCTCGCAGAAACCTGTCGCGACGCCAGACAGGGTCGGCTCCGCGTGCGACGCGCTGGGTGAGCAGAGCCGAGCGGGCGCGACAAGATGGTGCGAGGCTCCTTCTGAGCGTACGCAGACTGTACCAGACCCTCGGCCCGCACGGTGACTTTATGTCCTGCTTCGATGCCCGTGTATCACATCCTTTGATCCGTCGCCCTGTACAGACGTTCCCGGCCAGACAGGTCAGCCGGTTCTCACCTGCTACACTGGGCGACGGCACGGCGCAGTGCTCGCACGATGCCGTGC
This window encodes:
- a CDS encoding BatA and WFA domain-containing protein → MTFQQPAALWLLGLIPLVILLHLLRAAANRQLVSSAFLWRELGRDPEVSRRLRPPKLTLLLLLQLLAIVAAAFALSSPRLTAPPGRHLVLVLDASGSMLATDEQPSRFDAALGRARTLLATMSPTDVATVVRAGPRPRTVVSAAESGVALTALGDLRGGGGASAMREALFVASDQARRTPERASEIVVYTDGSFVDPGDLSALGVATRFEMLGRETANRAVTSLSVARQPGGPGTQSAVARLANYADLPTRVGLSLFVDDVVTDRRDVDLSARGQTVAAFDVPAGARRVAVKLAGGDALPADDFAEVSVDIGFVRRVLLVTRRPEALERALKAIPDLKVETVTPERYDGSGAEIVVLDGVVPPTLPSGQLIVVNPPAGQQLLPLKPEIQGVQFSDFDPRHPLLQAVDLASVRLAKATPFVTPPWARVVAEAPAGPLILEGREAGRSVIALGFEPAGSGIDRMIAFPLLVANAVSYLGGGDLSPSLPPGRSVSLPVAPGITEVTLESPSGQQTRLKPEQGSVRLDEIELPGRYTIRETGLGAGEPRIFAVNMADDAESSITPRARQAAPAPPRPGDGTTTTPLEIWPYLVMGALLLLVLEWWRFGRRG